A window from Nothobranchius furzeri strain GRZ-AD chromosome 17, NfurGRZ-RIMD1, whole genome shotgun sequence encodes these proteins:
- the LOC139063600 gene encoding uncharacterized protein, which produces MSIVCNMAERARACIICGDQKSTLHSLPKSEELKKKWLEFVFGKPPVLYSGGIVICSNHFYESDFTNYGAYIGGFASKLCLKPGSVPSRRSPTSAQASTSETLMTSRLHTSTQTDSPDRSTRATQLSMGTLGHRFRSKGTKTEFYITRKSVATSTADAPWGPGTPTPVRPVHLRPSKRPRLDEEDESEISTLTPEPHDSIYDPAPSMSNVAESSEPTDTSSGYKDSKYIVFEKNLMELFETCPVCSRMSEVKTYRQGTFLSVHQKCHHCSFSKKWKSQPVMGSTPVGNIQLSAAIYFTGSSYFNFQKVFQAMHLQNMSYKAFQKLSNSYLQPAVIHKWQQYQEEQLRILSQKRVKVGGDMRADSAGHSAKYGSYSLMNLENNSIIDIQLVQSNEVGGSHNMEKEGLSRSLRLLESKGVAVDYIVTDHHPQIQNFLQEKKITHYYDVWRLEKSISKKLAKVAKDKDCEVVKKWQCGISNHAYWCATSSSSGPEKVAKWTSMVNHMQDIHVHDNPLFPRCQHPVRRSTDRKKWFQPGSKALFKVEKILTNKRVLTNVARLISQYQTSTQEAFHSVVLRFMPRNVLIPLTGSLCRLYLAAMHFNENSSHIQARKATGKRRYAIRLPKAKRGHTVEPVEMPTTQCYMQSLIADVFEEIVPHPQPYLERVQHTCHLHSTILH; this is translated from the exons ATGTCTATAGTTTGCAATATGGCTGAACGCGCACGGGCTTGTATTATTTGCGGAGATCAAAAATCTACGTTACATTCTTTACCAAAGTCAGAAGAGCTGAAGAAGAAATGGCTGGAATTTGTCTTTGGAAAACCACCAGTGCTTTACAGCGGTGGAATAGTGATTTGTTCAAATCATTTTTACGAGAGTGACTTTACCAACTACGGGGCCTACATTGGTGGTTTTGCTTCAAAGTTATGCTTAAAACCTGGATCTGTACCGTCACGACGATCGCCTACCAGCGCACAGGCT AGCACATCCGAAACACTGATGACATCCCGCCTTCATACCAGCACACAAACAGACTCACCAGACCGTTCGACACGAGCAACACAGCTTTCGATGGGTACATTGGGTCATCGTTTTCGAAGCAAAG gTACCAAAACAGAATTCTACATAACAAGGAAGAGCGTTGCCACAAGCACTGCTGATGCACCATGGGGGCCTGGTACTCCAACGCCTGTCAGGCCTGTTCATCTAAGGCCAAGTAAAAGACCTCGGTTAGATGAAGAGGATGAAAGTGAAATCTCCACATTAACACCTGAACCCCACGACTCCATCTATGATCCAGCACCGTCAATGAGCAATGTTGCTGAATCCTCAGAGCCCAC TGATACATCTTCAGGATACAAAGACTCCAAGTACATAGTATTTGAGAAAAACCTCATGGAACTTTTCGAAACATGTCCAGTATGCAGCCGCATGTCGGAGGTGAAGACCTACAGACAAGGAACCTTTCTTTCTGTCCACCAAAAATGCCATCACTGCAGTTTTTCAAAGAAATGGAAGAGCCAGCCAGTGATGGGGAGCACCCCTGTAGGAAATATCCAGCTGTCTGCTGCCATATATTTCACCGGCTCTTCTTATTTCAATTTTCAAAAG GTGTTTCAAGCCATGCATCTGCAAAATATGAGCTACAAAGCTTTCCAGAAGCTTTCTAACAGTTATCTGCAACCAGCTGTGATCCACAAATGGCAGCAGTACCAAGAAGAACAACTACGAATCCTGAGCCAAAAAAGAGTCAAGGTTGGAGGGGACATGCGAGCAGATTCAGCTG GTCACTCTGCAAAGTATGGAAGTTATAGTTTGATGAATCTGGAGAACAACAGCATAATCGACATTCAGCTTGTACAG agcAATGAGGTTGGTGGAAGCCACAACATGGAGAAAGAAGGACTCTCAAGGAGCCTTCGGCTTTTGGAGTCAAAGGGTGTGGCAGTCGATTACATTGTCACAGACCATCATCCCCAGATCCAAAACTTCCTCCAAGAGAAAAAGATAACACACTACTACGATGTCTGGCGTTTAGAAAAAA GTATTTCTAAGAAACTGGCCAAAGTGGCTAAAGATAAGGACTGTGAGGTGGTGAAGAAGTGGCAGTGTGGAATCAGCAACCACGCGTATTGGTGTGCGACATCATCGTCCTCAGGGCCAGAGAAAGTTGCCAAATGGACTTCCATGGTGAACCACATGCAAGACATCCACGTCCACGACAACCCTCTCTTCCCACGATGCCAACATCCAGTCCGCCGGAGCACAGATCGCAAGAAGTGGTTTCAACCAG GTTCAAAAGCACTTTTCAAAGTGGAGAAAATCTTGACTAATAAGAGGGTCCTCACAAATGTTGCACGGCTAATCTCGCAGTACCAGACCTCAACGCAGGAGGCTTTCCACAGCGTAGTGCTGCGCTTCATGCCCAGAAACGTGCTAATTCCGCTCACTGGGAGCTTGTGCAG ATTATATCTGGCAGCGatgcattttaatgaaaattcaaGTCACATTCAGGCAAGAAAAGCTACAGGGAAACGGAGGTATGCCATACGTCTCCCTAAAGCAAAGAGAGGACACACTGTAGAGCCGGTGGAGATGCCAACAACACAAT GCTACATGCAAAGCCTGATTGCTGATGTCTTTGAAGAGATTGTCCCCCACCCCCAGCCGTATTTAGAAAGGGTCCAACACACCTGTCATCTACATTCTACCATCCTCCACTGA